In Sodalis ligni, a single genomic region encodes these proteins:
- a CDS encoding NADPH-dependent F420 reductase — translation MAYAIIGFGKLGEALAKAFARSGIDVSVATTRDPESFAADAAAIGPTVIPTTLAQAIKADIIFLAVRYESHPDVAKALPTWQGKTIVDVTNAYGALAEELKGQASAAVVAQAFTGGKVVKGFNHLGAPVLGQDPAVHGGKRVVFLASDDDGAAAEIAALAEKLGFAPISLGALAKGGLLVQAREKGWGQLILKDLVKFD, via the coding sequence ATGGCTTATGCAATTATCGGCTTCGGCAAACTTGGCGAGGCGCTGGCCAAAGCCTTCGCCCGCAGCGGCATCGACGTATCGGTTGCTACCACGCGCGACCCGGAAAGTTTTGCTGCCGATGCTGCCGCAATCGGACCCACGGTCATTCCCACGACATTGGCGCAAGCCATCAAGGCGGACATCATCTTTTTGGCCGTCCGTTACGAATCGCACCCGGATGTCGCAAAGGCGTTGCCGACCTGGCAGGGAAAGACCATCGTCGATGTGACCAATGCCTACGGCGCGCTAGCTGAGGAACTGAAAGGACAGGCTTCAGCCGCGGTCGTCGCGCAGGCCTTCACGGGTGGAAAGGTAGTCAAGGGTTTCAACCATCTGGGCGCTCCCGTTCTTGGCCAGGATCCGGCCGTCCATGGCGGCAAGAGGGTCGTGTTCCTCGCGAGCGACGACGACGGCGCAGCAGCAGAGATAGCGGCGCTGGCGGAGAAGCTCGGTTTTGCTCCGATCTCACTTGGCGCTCTTGCGAAAGGTGGCTTGCTGGTGCAGGCGCGGGAAAAAGGCTGGGGTCAACTGATCTTAAAGGACCTGGTCAAGTTCGACTGA